A region of Chelonia mydas isolate rCheMyd1 chromosome 7, rCheMyd1.pri.v2, whole genome shotgun sequence DNA encodes the following proteins:
- the LOC114021737 gene encoding C-X-C motif chemokine 5: MLLLVALPRASMFSMPPATFVGMLLFCLCPGHRTVRQAQAVHVPTRCTCLKFQEKVDPRIIRDFQIIEKGAHCHRHEIILTVRLGGAQRETCLDSSKRQGKNLLHCWKRNLKDHRKQHDCMTRGQRRRTRPKQ; encoded by the exons ATGCTGCTGCTTGTGGCACTCCCCAGAGCTAGCATGTTCTCCATGCCCCCAGCGACCTTCGTAGGCATGCTCCTCTTCTGCCTGTGCCCTGGGCACCGAACAG TCCGGCAGGCCCAGGCGGTCCATGTGCCTACGAGGTGCACGTGCTTGAAGTTCCAAGAGAAGGTTGACCCCAGAATCATAAGGGATTTCCAGATCATTGAGAAGGGAGCCCACTGCCACCGCCATGAGATCAT ATTAACTGTGAGGCTCGGGGGAGCCCAGAGAGAAACGTGCCTCGACTCATCCAAGAGGCAAGGGAAGAATCTGCTGCACTGCTGGAAGAG AAACCTGAAGGACCACAGGAAGCAGCACGACTGCATGACGAGAGGGCAGCGACGCAGGACCAGGCCAAAGCAGTGA
- the DEPP1 gene encoding protein DEPP1, whose product MRSRRLISVTHLPTISETGEMLFVGRSHAQAEEPLAGLDEYVQSISQLAQPSSLSSGLPCPCQGSQNKPHKLQRAHGKVVQSGVALPSPEKVQGNAASLQDITAQFNQQHNLQGLTGSADLLAWLFGLSEAKEQSPGLRKRANPSSRSSQTATDAGCPAAPQQTAQGNLSATSDPSSAARKLSGPAPPLERRCRWQRSRRWPALPSCVVRGRPSRAQSARLPVIYEL is encoded by the coding sequence ATGAGATCCAGGCGGCTGATCTCCGTGACCCACCTGCCTACGATCAGTGAGACAGGAGAGATGCTGTTTGTGGGAAGGAGCCATGCGCAGGCCGAGGAGCCCCTGGCCGGGCTGGATGAGTATGTCCAGTCCATTAGCCAGCTGGCCCAGCCATCCTCGCTGTCCAGCGGGCTCCCATGTCCTTGCCAGGGCAGCCAGAACAAGCCTCACAAGCTCCAGAGGGCACATGGGAAAGTGGTCCAGAGCGGGGTCGCACTCCCCAGCCCtgagaaggtgcagggcaatgcAGCGTCCCTGCAGGACATCACAGCCCAGTTCAACCAGCAGCACAACCTCCAGGGGCTCACCGGCAGCGCTGACCTGCTAGCCTGGCTCTTCGGACTCTCAGAAGCAAAGGAGCAGAGTCCGGGTCTGCGGAAACGGGCAAATCCTTCTTCCCGCTCCTCCCAGACGGCCACCGACGCAggctgcccagcagccccccagcagacGGCCCAGGGGAACCTCAGTGCCACCAGCGACCCCAGCAGCGCAGCCCGGAAACTGAGCGGCCCAGCTCCGCCTCTGGAGCGGAGATGCCGCTGGCAGCGATCACGCAGATGGCCAGCTCTTCCCAGCTGCGTGGTGAGGGGCAGGCCCAGCCGGGCCCAGAGCGCCCGCCTACCTGTCATTTATGAATTGTGA